The window GCCGGCTTCAGCCGGCCGCGGCATGCCTAGGCGGCGGTCGCCAGGCCGTCCAGCGCTTCACGCCAGGCGAGCGGCTCGGGCTGACCCGGCCAGCGGGCGCCGGAGAGGCTCACGATGCTCGCCGCGCGGGCATCGAGCAGCTCGAGCGAGAGCGTGGGACCATCGAGCGACGGCGTGCGCACCACCCAGGCCTCGACGATGCGATCGGTGCGCACCTGGATGCGAACCCGCGGGGCCCGCAGCCGGCAGACGTCTCCGACGACGTCGGCCTCGTGCAGCAGCCCCGAGTAGCGCTGCACCACGCCCAGGCTGCGGACCGCGATCGACACCGGCACGGCATCGCCGAAGACGACCTCGAGCACCGCGGACAGCGCCGTGCGGCCGACGGGCCGGGCCGAATCGACGCGCCGGAGCGACAGCCCCGCGTCGCACGCCGCCCGCCGGGCGAGCAGGCTCGGCCGGGCGATCTCCTGGCCCTGCGACTGGTCGAAGCAGGCGAAGAGATCGATCAGGCGCCCGAGCTGCGTCTGGCTCGTGTCGGCGCCGGCGAAGATCTCGTGCACTGGATCGCCGCGATCGTCGAAGAACCGCAAGCTGCGGTGCAGGCCCTGCGTGTCGACGTCGTCGAGGGCATAGCCGTACCGCCATTGATCGAGAAGAAAACGGGCGCCGATCTCCCCGACGGCGCCCGCACAGCCCGCGTCGGGTGCGGGATAGATGCCGAGCGTTTCGATGGACGCGTGCGCGTTCCGCGTGACGGCGCGCACGGTGCCGAGCGACGGCAGCGATCGCACGAGATCGCCGTACGGTCCAACCAGGCGGAGGATGCCGTCGCCGCACAGCGAAGCGACGAGCTCGGCCTCGCTCACGTCGAGCCGGGTCGCGACCTCGGTGATGGTGAGGCGTGGATCGGAAGCCCGCAGCGCGCGCCAGCGCGCCGTGAGCTCGTGGGGCGGCACCAGCGGGAGAAGGCCATCCATCATCGCGAGCGCCGAGAGAGCAATCGGGGAGCCAAGGCCCACCGGCGCGAAAAACCCGCGCGGAATCTAGGCGAAGGCGCCTTCGGAGTGCGCGTGTGGCACGCTGCCCGGGCGCCCGCACGCCCGCCGTGGCACAACTGTGCGCTTCAGCTCGTCCCGCCCAGCGCCTTCGCGAGGTCGGCGGGCGCACAGCGGATGCCCACGTAGAAGGGGCCGAAGAGCGCGAACCGCGAGCTCGCCGGATCGAAGCGCATCTCGTAGATCAGCTTCTTGAACACGACGGGATCGTCCGCGAAGAGCGACACGCCCCACTCCCAGTCGTCGAGCCCGACCGAGCCCTGGATGATCTGCAGCACCTGCCCGGCGTACTTGCGTCCGATCTCACCGTGCCCGCGCATGAACCCGGCGCGCTCCGCTCCGGGGAGATCGTACCAGTTCACCTGCTCCCCGCGCCGCTTCGACATCGGATAGAAGCAGAGGTAGCGGCGCGGCGGCACCTCGGGGAACAGGCGCGGGCGGGCCATCTTCTCCATCTCGGCCTTGACGGCCTCGTCGAAGCCGGCGCTCCCCGGCTCGAGGCCCCGCTTCTTCACGACGGCGGTGGCGTGCCCCATGAGCTCGTACGTGCCGAGCTCGATGACCGCCAGGTACGAATAGGTGGGGACGAGGAACCCCCGCAGGCGCGTGCGCGCCCACCCGAGCTCGGCCTCGCGCAGGGCATCCACCGTGCGGCGGAAGTGTAGCAGGCACAGATCGCCCTTCTGGGAGATCAACGCGTAGCTCGCCGTGTGGCCCTCGCCCCCCGACGCGAGGCGCTCGAGCACGCCGCCTGCCTCCTCGAGCACGCTCGCCCGCTCGGCCGCGGTGAGGGCGTTCCACCGTCCCCAGTCGACGGCGAACATCTCGTGCAGCGTGTACCACCCCTCGAGCGTGACCGGTGCGTCGGCCATGCATCGACCATAGCGCGAGCCCGGGCCCGGCGCGAGCTACGACGACCGTGACAAGCGCGGCCGCCTCGGCTACGAGAGCGGCGCTCGATGCGGCGAGTGACGGTCTACACGGACGGTGCGTGCCTCGGGAACCCGGGTCCCGGCGGTTGGGCCGCGCTCATCGTCGAGGGCGACACGCGCCGCGAGCTCTCGGGCTACGAGCCCGCGACCACGAACAACCGTATGGAGCTCCGCGCGGCGGTCGAGGGCCTGCGCGCGCTCGGCGAGCCGGCCGAGGTCGATCTCCACACCGACTCGCAATACCTGCGCAACGGCATGGCCGAGTGGATCGTGCGCTGGAAGCGCAACGGCTGGCGAACCGCCGACAAGAAGGCCGTGAAGAACACCGACCTCTGGCAGGAGCTGGACGCGCTCGCGCAACGTCACGCGGTCCGCTGGCACTGGCTCCGGGGTCACGCGGGACACCCCGAGAACGAGCGCTGCGACCTCCTCGCCAACGAAGCG is drawn from Candidatus Eisenbacteria bacterium and contains these coding sequences:
- the hemQ gene encoding hydrogen peroxide-dependent heme synthase: MADAPVTLEGWYTLHEMFAVDWGRWNALTAAERASVLEEAGGVLERLASGGEGHTASYALISQKGDLCLLHFRRTVDALREAELGWARTRLRGFLVPTYSYLAVIELGTYELMGHATAVVKKRGLEPGSAGFDEAVKAEMEKMARPRLFPEVPPRRYLCFYPMSKRRGEQVNWYDLPGAERAGFMRGHGEIGRKYAGQVLQIIQGSVGLDDWEWGVSLFADDPVVFKKLIYEMRFDPASSRFALFGPFYVGIRCAPADLAKALGGTS
- the rnhA gene encoding ribonuclease HI, coding for MRRVTVYTDGACLGNPGPGGWAALIVEGDTRRELSGYEPATTNNRMELRAAVEGLRALGEPAEVDLHTDSQYLRNGMAEWIVRWKRNGWRTADKKAVKNTDLWQELDALAQRHAVRWHWLRGHAGHPENERCDLLANEAIRRARA
- a CDS encoding ChuX/HutX family heme-like substrate-binding protein, producing the protein MDGLLPLVPPHELTARWRALRASDPRLTITEVATRLDVSEAELVASLCGDGILRLVGPYGDLVRSLPSLGTVRAVTRNAHASIETLGIYPAPDAGCAGAVGEIGARFLLDQWRYGYALDDVDTQGLHRSLRFFDDRGDPVHEIFAGADTSQTQLGRLIDLFACFDQSQGQEIARPSLLARRAACDAGLSLRRVDSARPVGRTALSAVLEVVFGDAVPVSIAVRSLGVVQRYSGLLHEADVVGDVCRLRAPRVRIQVRTDRIVEAWVVRTPSLDGPTLSLELLDARAASIVSLSGARWPGQPEPLAWREALDGLATAA